In the Chryseobacterium sp. MYb264 genome, one interval contains:
- a CDS encoding helix-turn-helix domain-containing protein translates to MIIDHQQYDLFGKPLLHKLVLKSPFIFDFPITDNACFLYMLEGEMQYKFDDEKVNLPGKHSLFQNCIKSDKQISNENVENKNEILIINFHPDILKKIYDKELPLIIKSQKNIVSNKSIEKINNDFLIQKYIEGLLFYFENPSLVNEDILVLKLKEIILLLSQTRNVEAIQIILSQLFSPAAYTFKQIIEAHLFSQLTIEELAQHNNLSVSSFKREFTKLYKDTPANYIKTKKLEKAAELLLVSDERISEIAFDCGFNDLANFTRSFTEKYNVPPTKYRLNQNDK, encoded by the coding sequence ATGATAATAGACCATCAACAATATGACTTATTTGGGAAACCTTTATTGCATAAACTGGTTTTAAAATCACCTTTTATATTTGATTTTCCTATCACAGATAATGCCTGTTTTTTATATATGCTGGAAGGCGAAATGCAGTACAAGTTTGATGATGAAAAGGTAAATCTTCCGGGGAAGCATTCATTATTTCAAAATTGTATAAAATCTGACAAACAGATAAGTAATGAAAATGTAGAAAACAAAAACGAGATTCTTATTATTAATTTTCATCCCGATATTCTGAAGAAAATTTATGATAAAGAACTACCTTTAATAATCAAATCACAAAAAAATATTGTATCAAATAAGTCAATTGAAAAGATTAACAATGATTTTTTGATTCAAAAATATATTGAAGGATTATTATTTTATTTTGAAAACCCGTCTTTGGTAAACGAAGATATTTTAGTTTTAAAATTAAAAGAAATCATACTTCTTCTTTCACAAACACGTAATGTGGAAGCAATACAGATCATACTGTCGCAACTTTTTTCACCGGCGGCTTATACTTTCAAGCAAATAATTGAAGCACATTTATTTTCGCAATTAACGATTGAAGAATTGGCACAACACAATAATTTAAGTGTTTCATCTTTTAAACGAGAATTTACAAAGCTGTACAAGGACACACCAGCCAATTATATTAAAACAAAGAAGCTGGAGAAAGCGGCCGAATTACTTTTAGTTTCTGATGAACGCATTTCTGAAATTGCCTTCGATTGCGGTTTCAATGATCTTGCCAATTTTACCAGAAGTTTTACCGAAAAATATAATGTTCCGCCCACAAAATATCGGTTGAACCAAAATGATAAATAA
- a CDS encoding T9SS type A sorting domain-containing protein: MKKVLLVVSLALANAVGAQFSSGTVSLGSTGMSVKLDTNATTVTITLIGDSNSMMGIGFGNVGMASGSDGFIYNSSANRDYTFVGMTTPTADTTQDWTQTSNTVSGSTRTVVATRSLNGGSGDFPISNSAGSINIFFARTAGSQSLGYHGGNRGYTTLTMGATLGTSETDLANKKVMLYPNPAKETVSFKNADKIKSIDIYEATGRKVKTVIVDGENININDLKSGNYYFEITLKDGTTSYQQLIKE, translated from the coding sequence ATGAAAAAAGTTTTATTAGTAGTAAGTTTAGCTCTGGCAAATGCTGTGGGAGCTCAATTTTCATCAGGAACAGTGAGCCTTGGCTCGACTGGGATGTCCGTAAAGCTGGACACCAATGCAACAACAGTAACCATTACGCTGATCGGCGACAGCAACTCTATGATGGGAATTGGTTTTGGAAACGTGGGAATGGCTTCCGGTTCGGATGGTTTTATTTATAATTCATCGGCTAACAGAGATTATACCTTTGTAGGAATGACAACGCCAACCGCGGATACAACCCAAGATTGGACCCAAACATCGAATACAGTTTCGGGAAGCACAAGAACGGTTGTTGCAACAAGATCTCTTAATGGCGGAAGTGGCGATTTTCCTATTTCGAATTCGGCAGGATCTATTAATATTTTCTTTGCAAGAACTGCAGGAAGCCAAAGTTTAGGCTATCATGGCGGAAACAGAGGATATACAACCTTAACGATGGGAGCAACTTTGGGTACAAGCGAAACGGATTTAGCGAATAAAAAAGTAATGCTTTATCCAAATCCGGCAAAAGAGACGGTGAGTTTTAAAAATGCCGATAAAATTAAATCGATTGATATTTATGAAGCTACGGGAAGAAAAGTGAAAACCGTAATCGTAGACGGAGAAAACATCAATATTAATGATTTAAAATCCGGAAACTATTACTTTGAGATCACTTTGAAAGACGGAACAACTTCTTATCAACAATTGATTAAAGAATAA
- a CDS encoding ankyrin repeat domain-containing protein — protein sequence MKRVIFLLSFVLSFTFISAQEKAKSIFDIARNGTVDEVKEQMKQNPDIINQTNENGFSPLILACYRGNVEVAKFLIDHVKDINYKSQEGTALAGLSIKYNKDLVTYILSKNANPNIADATGFTPLFWAVKFGNKELIELLLQYKADKSIKDAQGMTPFEYALQTNNKEIINLLKN from the coding sequence ATGAAAAGGGTAATCTTTTTATTAAGTTTCGTCCTTAGTTTTACCTTTATTTCTGCGCAGGAAAAAGCAAAATCAATTTTCGATATTGCCCGAAACGGAACAGTAGATGAGGTAAAAGAACAGATGAAGCAGAACCCGGATATCATCAATCAAACCAATGAAAATGGCTTTTCGCCGCTTATTTTAGCATGTTACAGAGGCAATGTGGAAGTCGCTAAATTTTTGATAGATCATGTGAAAGACATCAATTATAAAAGCCAGGAAGGAACGGCATTGGCTGGGCTTTCTATAAAGTATAATAAAGATTTGGTAACGTATATTTTATCTAAAAATGCGAACCCAAATATCGCGGATGCTACAGGATTTACCCCTTTATTTTGGGCTGTAAAATTTGGAAACAAAGAACTCATAGAATTACTGCTTCAATATAAAGCAGATAAATCGATCAAAGATGCGCAGGGAATGACTCCTTTTGAATATGCGCTTCAAACTAACAATAAAGAAATCATCAATCTTTTAAAGAATTAA
- a CDS encoding YceI family protein translates to MKKLALVIVSLVLSNLALAQKYSSKTGKVTFEASVPLFEDIFAQDDNNVVIMNADTGDIASISAVKNFHFKTKLMEEHFNENYAETAKYPKSTFTGKIANFDKSKLTANPQKYTIQGKLNFHGVENPVTSNATIYSKDGKIYVQGSFMAKAADYKVTIPKMVMKKVAETVKVEYNYVMAKP, encoded by the coding sequence ATGAAAAAATTAGCACTAGTTATTGTATCGTTAGTATTGTCAAACCTTGCTTTGGCTCAAAAATACAGCTCGAAAACCGGAAAAGTAACCTTTGAAGCATCGGTTCCTTTATTTGAAGATATTTTTGCTCAGGATGATAACAATGTTGTCATTATGAATGCAGATACCGGTGATATCGCTTCGATTTCTGCGGTGAAAAATTTCCATTTTAAAACGAAATTAATGGAAGAGCATTTCAACGAAAATTATGCAGAAACAGCAAAATATCCGAAATCGACGTTCACGGGAAAGATTGCCAATTTTGATAAATCTAAATTAACGGCAAATCCACAGAAATATACAATTCAGGGAAAATTAAATTTTCACGGCGTTGAAAATCCGGTGACTTCCAATGCAACGATTTATTCAAAAGACGGAAAAATTTATGTTCAGGGAAGTTTCATGGCGAAAGCAGCAGATTATAAAGTGACCATTCCTAAAATGGTGATGAAAAAAGTAGCTGAAACTGTGAAAGTAGAGTATAATTATGTAATGGCAAAACCATGA
- a CDS encoding c-type cytochrome, which produces MKNLFYILSGFVFLISCESRTYEEISDNTPITEVVKYNTAVKTIIDNNCIGCHGAGSFKPLTTYNDVKTNIDAIIERIQKQNGDPLKMPQGGSLSGSQINVIVTWKADGLLEN; this is translated from the coding sequence ATGAAAAATTTATTCTACATATTATCAGGTTTTGTTTTCCTTATTTCTTGTGAAAGCAGAACCTACGAAGAAATTTCAGATAACACACCAATCACGGAAGTGGTAAAATATAATACTGCAGTAAAGACCATTATTGATAACAATTGTATCGGTTGTCACGGGGCAGGAAGTTTTAAACCATTAACAACTTACAACGATGTAAAAACCAATATCGATGCGATTATCGAAAGAATTCAAAAACAAAACGGAGATCCTCTGAAAATGCCTCAGGGCGGATCTTTATCCGGCAGCCAGATCAACGTCATTGTTACATGGAAAGCAGATGGGCTTTTGGAAAACTAA
- a CDS encoding DUF5777 family beta-barrel protein → MTKTFFFLSMFASILAYSQEDLLKDIDTIKTTEIQQPAFKALQIVTGQSTKLAAKNEWYIVVAHRFGDVSKGFKDFFGLDDASTKLGVIYGVTDGLSLSLSRETNMKTFEGGAKYKLVKQSDNFPVDIVGYNVMAVNTDLDKDNYPHLKFGDRLSYLTQALISRRFSENFSLQLTPSYVHKNLYEPTVEDKNQFLTGLGGRYKISKRVSINAEYFVNFNNRSFYQNPLSLGLDIETGGHVFQLLFTNSQLNSDIGYLTNATGKWGKGQIFFGFNLYRVF, encoded by the coding sequence ATGACAAAAACTTTCTTCTTTTTGTCGATGTTCGCTTCAATTCTTGCTTATTCTCAGGAAGATTTGTTGAAGGATATCGACACTATTAAAACAACCGAAATTCAACAGCCTGCCTTTAAGGCGCTGCAGATTGTCACGGGACAATCCACAAAATTAGCTGCAAAAAACGAATGGTACATCGTCGTTGCCCACCGTTTTGGAGATGTAAGCAAAGGGTTCAAAGATTTCTTTGGATTAGATGATGCTTCCACAAAACTGGGCGTGATCTATGGTGTTACCGACGGACTTTCGTTAAGTCTTTCAAGAGAAACCAATATGAAAACTTTTGAGGGTGGCGCAAAGTACAAACTGGTAAAGCAAAGCGATAATTTCCCGGTTGACATCGTAGGCTACAACGTAATGGCTGTAAATACGGATCTGGATAAAGACAATTATCCTCATCTGAAGTTTGGCGACAGACTTTCTTACCTTACACAGGCTTTGATATCGAGAAGATTTAGCGAGAATTTTTCTTTGCAGTTAACGCCGTCTTATGTTCACAAAAATCTTTACGAACCAACTGTTGAAGACAAAAATCAGTTTCTTACAGGGTTGGGAGGTCGTTACAAAATCTCTAAAAGAGTTTCCATCAACGCGGAATATTTCGTGAATTTCAATAACCGTAGTTTCTATCAAAATCCTTTGTCTTTGGGCTTGGATATTGAAACGGGAGGTCACGTTTTCCAGCTTTTATTCACCAATTCTCAGCTGAATTCGGATATAGGATATCTTACGAATGCCACCGGAAAATGGGGAAAAGGACAGATTTTCTTTGGGTTTAATCTTTATAGAGTTTTTTAA
- a CDS encoding Crp/Fnr family transcriptional regulator: MITNIKAKTEIIREGQKNKYVPFLIKGSIKVYSLNDGRELIYYYIRPNDSCLMTFSSIFTDYTSRVYAITEDESEVMLIPVSVVHEWLIKYPEINRVFYSEYDKRFSDVMNMVNDAVFHRLDKRVLNYIKQQINITGNNPIKLTHKEIANNLGTSREVVSRVLKKIENEGEILQSKEGIRIPENENVRRV; the protein is encoded by the coding sequence GTGATAACAAATATAAAAGCAAAAACTGAAATCATCAGAGAAGGGCAGAAGAACAAATATGTTCCTTTTTTGATCAAAGGTTCTATAAAAGTCTATTCTTTGAATGACGGGCGAGAACTGATTTACTATTACATCAGACCCAATGACAGCTGTCTGATGACCTTTTCCTCCATTTTTACGGATTATACGAGCCGTGTATATGCCATTACCGAAGATGAGTCGGAAGTGATGCTGATTCCCGTTTCTGTTGTTCATGAATGGCTGATAAAATATCCGGAGATCAATCGTGTTTTTTACAGCGAATACGATAAGCGTTTTTCCGATGTGATGAATATGGTAAATGATGCCGTTTTCCACAGGCTGGATAAAAGGGTACTGAATTACATTAAACAACAAATTAACATCACCGGAAACAATCCAATTAAGCTTACTCACAAAGAAATTGCCAACAATTTGGGAACTTCAAGAGAAGTTGTGAGCCGAGTTTTAAAAAAAATTGAAAATGAAGGAGAAATTTTGCAAAGCAAAGAAGGCATCAGAATCCCTGAAAATGAAAATGTTAGACGTGTCTAA
- a CDS encoding DUF3467 domain-containing protein, with the protein MDNNQNPQDGNINIELNEMVAAGVYANLALVNHSPSEFVVDFIQLMPGVQQAKVRSRIILAPLHAKRVLTALQQNITNYEQQFGEIKEVEPFVLGGNNVQA; encoded by the coding sequence ATGGACAACAATCAAAATCCACAAGACGGGAACATCAACATCGAATTGAACGAAATGGTAGCTGCTGGAGTTTATGCTAACCTTGCTTTAGTAAACCACTCTCCATCTGAATTCGTTGTAGACTTCATCCAATTAATGCCGGGTGTACAACAAGCGAAAGTAAGATCAAGAATCATTCTTGCTCCTCTTCACGCTAAGAGAGTACTTACTGCTCTTCAACAAAACATCACAAACTACGAGCAACAATTTGGTGAAATCAAAGAAGTTGAGCCTTTCGTATTAGGTGGAAACAACGTACAAGCTTAA